AACGTGTATATTTCAAGCGTGATATGACTCAATTAAAGAAAGAATACGGTATAAGTGAAAGTGAAAAGATACTCATTCATATTTCAAATTTCCGTAAAGTGAAACGTGTGCAAGATGTTGTGCAGGCATTTGCTAAAATTGTTACAGAAGTAGATGCGAAGTTGCTTCTTGTTGGAGATGGACCAGAATTTTGCACGATTTTACAGTTGGTGAAAAATTTACATATTGAAGATCGCGTCTTATTCTTAGGGAAGCAAGATAATGTTGCGGAGCTACTCGCGATGAGTGATTTAATGTTGCTTCTATCAGAGAAAGAGAGTTTTGGTCTTGTTTTATTAGAAGCGATGGCGTGTGGTGTACCTTGTATCGGAACAAGGGTTGGAGGTATTCCAGAAGTCATTCAACATGGTGAAACAGGATATTTATGTGAAGTTGGCGATACGACGGGAGTGGCAAATCAAGCCATTCAGTTATTAAAGGATGAAGAACTTCACCGTAATATGGGAGAGCGAGCAAGAGCAAGTGTTTACGAGCAGTTCCGCTCTGAAAAAATCGTCTCACAATATGAAACGATTTACTATGATGTACTAAGGGATGACAAAAATGAAAAGATTTAAAAAAGCTAGTTCTATTATCAAGACTTTAAAGCAACAAGGGCATGAGGCCTACTTTGTCGGCGGAAGCGTACGAGATCTTATTATTGATAGGCCGATTGGAGATATTGATATTGCGACATCTGCTTTACCAGAAGAAGTGATGGCTATATTTCCAAGACATGTTCCTGTTGGTCTTGAGCATGGAACTGTAATTGTAGTAGAAAATGGTGAACCTTATGAGGTAACCACGTTTCGAACAGAGAGCGAATATGAAGATTTTCGAAGACCTAGTAGTGTTCAATTTGTTCGTTCATTAGAAGAGGATTTAAAACGTCGTGATTTCACAATGAATGCAATTGCCATGACAGAAGAAGGCAAAATGGTTGATTTATTTGCCGGACAGGAAGCGATTCAAAAGCGAGAAATTGTGACAGTTGGAAATGCTGCGGATCGTTTTCAAGAAGATGCCCTGCGAATGATGCGTGGTATTCGGTTCGTAAGTACGTTAGGTTTTTCTTTAGAAATGAAAACGAAACAAGCAATTGAAACATATGGACATTTACTGGAACATATAGCAATTGAGCGAATTACAGTGGAGTTTGAGAAACTGTTAACTGGCATATACTGCGTGAAGGGTTTGCAACAATTAGTAGAAACGAAGCTCTTTTCTCATCTGCCATATTTACAAATGTCAGAAGAGAGATTGTTACAAGCTACGCAGTATAAATGGGATTCTTTTGAAACAGACGTTGAGGCATGGGCATTTTTCTTATATTGCATCGGGGAAGAACATCCATCTGTCTTTTTACGTCAATGGAAGTTTTCGAATAAAAAAATAAAAGATATCGTCGCAGTTTTATTAACAATCCGTACGAGAAAGGATAAGGATTGGGATACAGTTCTTCTTTATAAAACGGGAATTCATATCGCTGAAATGGCAGAAAGAGTATATGAAGCGATGATTGAAAGCTATGATCATACATCTGTGAAACGAGTACAAACGTTGTTTGAAGCACTGCCAATCAAGAGTCGCCAAGAAATGAATGTGACTGGGAATGATTTATTAAACTGGGCAAATAAAAAGCCAGGTCCGTGGGTTGCTGAAATGATTCAAAAAATTGAAGAAGCAATCGTACAAGGAAATGTAGTGAATGAGAAAGAGTGTATAAGGGAGTGGCTGCAAGAATGCAATCTACTATAAGAAAGCAGTTATTGCAAGTTTTTTCAGAAGCGGATGGCGAATTTGTATCTGGCCAAACGATTAGTGATAAGCTTGGTTGTTCAAGAACCGCTGTGTGGAAACATATGGAGGACCTTCGGAATGAGGGGTATGAACTTGAAGCTGTGCGTCGATTAGGTTATCGAATTGCAGGTAAGCCAGACAAAGTAACTGCTAATGAAATTCAGTTAGGGTTACAAACGAAACATATCGGTAGAACGGTATATTTCGAGGAATCTGTTGAATCTACGCAGCATATTGCAGCAAAACTTGCTTATGAAGGTGCAGAAGAAGGTACGATCGTTGTGGCAGAAGAACAAACATCGGGCAGAGGTCGTTTAAGCAGGAAATGGTATTCACCGAAAGGAACAGGAATTTGGATGAGTATTATTTTACGTCCATCAATCCCGGTTCATCATGCACCACAACTTACTTTGTTAGCAGCTGTTAGCGTTGCACAAGCAATTGAAAAGTGCACGGGTGTAAATGTAGGAATAAAATGGCCAAATGATATTTTAATTCAAGGTAAAAAGGCTGTAGGAATATTAACAGAAATGCAAGCAGATCCTGATAAAATTAATGCTGTCATTATGGGTATTGGTATTAATGCGAATCAAAAGCAAGAGCATTTTGATGAGGAAATTCAGCATATTGCTACTTCTTTAGCGATTGAATCTGGTAAGCCAATTGTTCGCGCAGAGCTTATGCAACAAATCTTTTTA
This Bacillus paramycoides DNA region includes the following protein-coding sequences:
- the bshA gene encoding N-acetyl-alpha-D-glucosaminyl L-malate synthase BshA, with translation MKLKIGITCYPSVGGSGVVGTELGKQLAERGHEIHFITSGLPFRLNKVYPNIYFHEVTVNQYSVFQYPPYDLALASKMAEVAQRENLDILHVHYAIPHAICAYLAKQMIGERIKIVTTLHGTDITVLGSDPSLNNLIRFGIEQSDVVTAVSHSLINETHELVKPNKDIQTVYNFIDERVYFKRDMTQLKKEYGISESEKILIHISNFRKVKRVQDVVQAFAKIVTEVDAKLLLVGDGPEFCTILQLVKNLHIEDRVLFLGKQDNVAELLAMSDLMLLLSEKESFGLVLLEAMACGVPCIGTRVGGIPEVIQHGETGYLCEVGDTTGVANQAIQLLKDEELHRNMGERARASVYEQFRSEKIVSQYETIYYDVLRDDKNEKI
- a CDS encoding CCA tRNA nucleotidyltransferase; translated protein: MKRFKKASSIIKTLKQQGHEAYFVGGSVRDLIIDRPIGDIDIATSALPEEVMAIFPRHVPVGLEHGTVIVVENGEPYEVTTFRTESEYEDFRRPSSVQFVRSLEEDLKRRDFTMNAIAMTEEGKMVDLFAGQEAIQKREIVTVGNAADRFQEDALRMMRGIRFVSTLGFSLEMKTKQAIETYGHLLEHIAIERITVEFEKLLTGIYCVKGLQQLVETKLFSHLPYLQMSEERLLQATQYKWDSFETDVEAWAFFLYCIGEEHPSVFLRQWKFSNKKIKDIVAVLLTIRTRKDKDWDTVLLYKTGIHIAEMAERVYEAMIESYDHTSVKRVQTLFEALPIKSRQEMNVTGNDLLNWANKKPGPWVAEMIQKIEEAIVQGNVVNEKECIREWLQECNLL
- a CDS encoding biotin--[acetyl-CoA-carboxylase] ligase; its protein translation is MQSTIRKQLLQVFSEADGEFVSGQTISDKLGCSRTAVWKHMEDLRNEGYELEAVRRLGYRIAGKPDKVTANEIQLGLQTKHIGRTVYFEESVESTQHIAAKLAYEGAEEGTIVVAEEQTSGRGRLSRKWYSPKGTGIWMSIILRPSIPVHHAPQLTLLAAVSVAQAIEKCTGVNVGIKWPNDILIQGKKAVGILTEMQADPDKINAVIMGIGINANQKQEHFDEEIQHIATSLAIESGKPIVRAELMQQIFLQLEKLYEAYLQNGFPVIKILWESYAVSIGKEITARTMRETITGIAKGITEDGVLLLEDHEGKLHHIHSADIEIK